A window of Chloroflexota bacterium genomic DNA:
CCGCCATTCCCCGGTGCTACAGCTAGAATCTTCACCGATCAAAGCATTACCGGTACGTATGTGTTAGTAGCGTTGTCAGAATAATATACGTTCAATGTGAGTTCAAAGATATTCCATACAGTGTTAGGAGGATAAAATGAACAAGAAGGTCAGTTACGTGTTTTTGGGCTTGGTAACGGTTGCTGTTATATTGCTGGTAGGGTTTACACAACCAGCAATGGCTGCGTGGGCGCCGGGGGGACCTGTTGCACCGGCCGTTGAACCTGCAAAGGTGGAACACCCCTGGGTAGGCTTTGATAGCCTAAAGGGCATCGCCGGGAGCGCTGGTGCTGGAATGGTGTCATTTACATACAAGGGCTTAGACCTAGACCCTACACAGGCAACATTATCTATTGATGGGTTAGGTTCTTTCGCGTTACAAAACTTAGTTTGCGCCGCCGGCGTTTGTACGGGAGAAGTATCTGGATTGCCAACTGGCGCAGCGCCCCTATATTACACCGGCAAGCTATCCATCAATGATGGGGAACGCGTCTGCACAGCTTCAAAGTTACTTGTGCCCCCGTCGCCATAAGCAGCGGTTTTTGCCGAGCAATCGTGCAAGCAAATAACCTGCCCACCCTGTTGTTTTATAAAGCTGTAAGCGAAGCAACAGGGTGGGTTTTATTATTTTCCTGACTCATGTCCGACGCACAAATGTGCCATTGCGAAGATCAGCGAATGCCTGTTGAATTTCTTCTTGCGTATTCATCACAAATGGGCCATAGGGTGCGATTGGCTCTTTGAATGGCGCGCCAGCCATGAGCATAAAACGCGCCTCCGAATTCTCCTCGGTCTGGATACCCAGAATATCCCCATCTTCAAAGACCAGCATTTTAACAGAATCAACTCGCTCGCCGCGTCCGTCTTCATCCAATCCGCAGAATGCGGCCCCCTCAAAGAGATACGCAATCGCAAAGTGTCCAGCTTCCACTGGCAAATAAAACGCCGCCCCAGGGGCAAGCGACACATCCATATATAGGGGTTGTGCTTCAATTTCCGTGACGGGGCCGCGCACGCCTTCATATTCCCCCGCGACGACGCGCACGGAGATACCAGATTGCTCCACCGTAGGGATACTCTTGGCCTCGACTTCCTGGTAGCGCGGCGGGCTCATCTTTCGGGCGGCAGGCAGGTTGACCCATAATTGAAAGCCGTTGATGATGCCGCTTGACCCGCGTTGCGGCATTTCTTCGTGCATGATGCCGCGCCCGCTGGTCATCCACTGCACATCGCCAGGGCCGATCACGCCCATATTGCCCAGGCTGTCACGGTGGCGCACATTGCCCTCGAGCATATACGTAACCGTTTCAATGCCGCGGTGTGGGTGCGTGGGGAAGCCAACTGGCGGCCCTTCGATGGGGTCGTTGAAGGCAAAGTGATCGAAAAGCAGGAAGGGATCAAAAAGATTATCGCGCCGCGGTCCAAAAGAGCGCCGCAACAGCACGCCTGCGCCCTCAACAACAAGCTGCGGTTCAATGATTTCTTGTATTTTTCGGTGATAGTTACTCATAGGTTTGACTCCAGGAATTACGATAGAATATATCTGAATTATACTCGCGTTTTAAGACGAAGATATCCGAAGTCTCAGGAAGATTCTTTGCGGCCTGAACAGGCTGGTTTGTCTTGGCCGAAATAGTGGGGGAGCTGTACACCAGAAAAATGGCGCATCATATTGGCGCAAATGACTTCCGCCTCTGAAAAGCTGTGATATAATCCCGCTCATGAAAATTTGGCGTTTCGGCAATCCGGACAACAATAATAATAACAATGCCGCCGATGATCTTCATCGGGCGGTTTGTTGAAGGTTGCCAATTCACACAAATTGGTTTTTTTACTCAACAGTCGCCCGATGCAAATGCAAAGGGCGATTTTTCGTTCAAAGGACGTAATCCACTCGTCTGCTGAACGCGATGAATTGCTTAGCACTGATGGCTCTAGGAGAAACTCATGTACAAAACCCATACCTGCGGCGAACTGAACACCGCACACATTGCTCAAAAGATCACTCTGGCCGGATGGGTTCACCGGCGACGCGATCATGGCGGCGTCGCCTTTATGGATTTGCGTGACCGCTTTGGCCTGATACAAATTGTCACCAATGCCGATCTCTACCCGGAAGCACATCAGGCGATGATCCCTGTGCGCGCCGAGTGGGTGATTCAGGTCGAAGGGCTGGTGCGCGAGCGTCCAGAGGGTATGAAAAACCCCGAAATTTCTACTGGCGAAATTGAAGTCGAAGTCCTGGCCGTGAAAATTCTGAACCCAGCGAAAACGCCGCCCATTTACATCAATAAACAAGAAGAGATCGACGAGCAGGTGCGCCTGCGTTATCGTTATCTGGATTTGCGCACCGAGCGTATGCGCGGCAATTTAGTGCTGCGCCACAAGGTGGTCAAATTCATTCGCGATTATCTGGACGAGCGCGACTTCCTCGAGGTGGAAACACCGATATTATTTAAAACCACCCCCGAGGGTGCGCGCGACTATCTCGTCCCCTCGCGCGTACATCCGGGCGAATTTTATGCCCTGCCGCAATCGCCCCAGCAGCTCAAGCAATTATTGATGGTGGCTGGCATTGAGCGATATTTTCAGATCGCGCGCTGCTTCCGCGATGAAGATCAGCGCGGCGACCGTCAGCCGGAGTTCACCCAGCTCGATTTAGAAATGTCTTTCGTGGAGCGTGAAGATATTATGGCGCTGATCGAAGATATGCTCACTAGCCTGGTGGGGCAGGTGGTGCCCGAAAAGAAGCTGATGCAATCCCCGTGGCCGCGCTTCACCTATGACGAAGTGATGGCGCGCTTTGGCAAAGATAACCCTGATATACGCTTCGGCATGGAGTTAATCGATTTCACCGATTTGGCTTCGGCAAGCGGCTTCCGCGTGTTTGAGAGTGTGGCCTCCGAAGGCGGGCATGTGCGTGCCCTTAACGCCCGCGGGCTGGGTGATTACAGCCGCAAACAAATTGAAGAATTGACCGAGTTCGTTGGTCAGTATGGCGCCAGGGGGCTGGCTTATCTCGCTCTGACCTCCGCTGGCGAGCAGCGTTCTTCGTTTGCCAAATTTCTTTCTGAGGATATGTTGAACACTTTTATAACGCGCCTCGATGCCCAACCTGGCGACCTGCTGCTCTTCGTGGCGGCTGCGCCCGCGGTGGTCTTCGAGAGCCTGGGGCGCTTGCGCGAGCATCTCGGCGACCGCCTGGGCTTGCGCGATCCTAATCTGCTCGGTTTCTGCTGGGTGACCGACTTCCCCTTTGTGATGTGGAATTCCGACGAGCAGCGCTGGGATCCCAGCCATCATCTGTTCACATCGCCCATGCCCGAAGATTTACCCCTGCTCGATACAGACCCCGGCAAAGCGCGCGGCCAGCAATACGATATGGTACTCAACGGCTACGAAGTTGGCGGCGGTTCGATCCGTATTCACAACCGTGATTTGCAGGCCAAAGTCTTCAGCCTGATTGGCCTGAGCGACGAAATTGCCCAGGAACGCTTTGGGCATATGCTGGAAGCCTTTGAGTATGGCACACCTCCACATGGGGGCATCGCTCCCGGCATCGATCGCATCTGCATGATTCTGGCTGGCGAACCCAATATCCGTGAGGTAATCGCCTTCCCCAAGAATCAAAATGCCCGTGATGTTATGGGCAGCGCGCCCTCCCCGGTGGAAGCGGCGCAGCTCAAGGAATTACATATCGATTTGGATATATAATAGGCAGATGAGGTGTACTTGCACTTGTGCGCCTTACCTTGCAATGGCAACGACATCAAGAGGAGCATTTATGACCCCGTTAATTCGAGTAGAAAATATCGCTGATTATACTGAGCAGGAAATCCGCGTTCGCGGCTGGGTGTATAACCGCACGCGCAAGGGTAAGCTGGTCTTTTTGCTGGTGCGCGATGGCTATGGCTTTGTGCAATGCGTGGCCTTCAAGAGTGATTTGCCCGAAGAGACCTTTGAAGATATCGTGCGGCTGACACAGGAATCTTCGGTGGAGATCACGGGGATTGTGCGCGC
This region includes:
- the aspS gene encoding aspartate--tRNA ligase — encoded protein: MYKTHTCGELNTAHIAQKITLAGWVHRRRDHGGVAFMDLRDRFGLIQIVTNADLYPEAHQAMIPVRAEWVIQVEGLVRERPEGMKNPEISTGEIEVEVLAVKILNPAKTPPIYINKQEEIDEQVRLRYRYLDLRTERMRGNLVLRHKVVKFIRDYLDERDFLEVETPILFKTTPEGARDYLVPSRVHPGEFYALPQSPQQLKQLLMVAGIERYFQIARCFRDEDQRGDRQPEFTQLDLEMSFVEREDIMALIEDMLTSLVGQVVPEKKLMQSPWPRFTYDEVMARFGKDNPDIRFGMELIDFTDLASASGFRVFESVASEGGHVRALNARGLGDYSRKQIEELTEFVGQYGARGLAYLALTSAGEQRSSFAKFLSEDMLNTFITRLDAQPGDLLLFVAAAPAVVFESLGRLREHLGDRLGLRDPNLLGFCWVTDFPFVMWNSDEQRWDPSHHLFTSPMPEDLPLLDTDPGKARGQQYDMVLNGYEVGGGSIRIHNRDLQAKVFSLIGLSDEIAQERFGHMLEAFEYGTPPHGGIAPGIDRICMILAGEPNIREVIAFPKNQNARDVMGSAPSPVEAAQLKELHIDLDI
- a CDS encoding pirin family protein, giving the protein MSNYHRKIQEIIEPQLVVEGAGVLLRRSFGPRRDNLFDPFLLFDHFAFNDPIEGPPVGFPTHPHRGIETVTYMLEGNVRHRDSLGNMGVIGPGDVQWMTSGRGIMHEEMPQRGSSGIINGFQLWVNLPAARKMSPPRYQEVEAKSIPTVEQSGISVRVVAGEYEGVRGPVTEIEAQPLYMDVSLAPGAAFYLPVEAGHFAIAYLFEGAAFCGLDEDGRGERVDSVKMLVFEDGDILGIQTEENSEARFMLMAGAPFKEPIAPYGPFVMNTQEEIQQAFADLRNGTFVRRT